One genomic region from Oncorhynchus keta strain PuntledgeMale-10-30-2019 chromosome 33, Oket_V2, whole genome shotgun sequence encodes:
- the irs1 gene encoding insulin receptor substrate 1-B isoform X2, translating to MASPTTEEQGCFSDVRKVGYLRKPKSMHKRFFVLRAASAAGPSRLEYYENEKKWRHKSGVPKRSILLESCFNINKRTDSKNKYLVALYTKDEYFSIAADSEQEQDRWHQALVDLHNKGKVHDAAVGGSGMAEENYGEETMPGPAFKEVWQVILKPKGLGHTKNFIGIYRLCLTNKTISFVKLNSDAAAVVLQLMNIRRCGHSENFFFIEVGRSAVTGPGEFWMQVDDSVVAQNMHETILEAMKAMSEEFRPRSKSHSSSNCSNPISVPLRRHHHNNLPPSQVGLGRRSRTESVTATSPAGPGKHSHSFRVRASSDGEGTMSRPASVDGSPCAARTQSHRHKGASRLHPPLNHSRSIPMPSSCCSPSAISPVSLSSSSTSGHGSTSDCLYPCRSSASISGSPIDGGFISSDEYGSSPCDFRTSFRSVTPDSLGHTPPAREEELNNYICMAKPATLLRGHCGCSPHPHGTPSHLDEPELEKCFGKRTHSSSTSPLTVCHQKTPSQSSTVSLEEYTVMQPAYSSCSRASSYRHSAFMPTHSFPEEGIDIPLEGNRVSQKDDGYMPMTPGVAPATGRSADYMPMSPKSVSVPQQINSHQHPKMDSNGYMMMSPSGSCSPDTTNYGQIWTNGVNPKLSVESTEEKLLSHGDYMNMSPASCSMTSTPPDCYINLVEDPPKSIYAYFSLPRSFEHSHRKLDQNPLHLSLSSGHLAFGDSLASSTSSDSLMGQGHSSQPVVKSKRADVDSRLARPTRLSLEGNKASTLPRTHECPFPTDPKSPGEYVNIEFNDKAFSAGLATHFSPVFPGSGPEKPAEISSDYMNMHLGAQGRGIPNWEAKPLASCTDCYAIVAPVAPSSSVIPCENLCRRDYSSTQTDYSDTHMILNAPMLTIDASPFSVSPPSQDLSVLGAGPSAVPLGLMGPLSGLSAFTRVNSSFIWNQGAKLIRADQQGRRRHSSETFSSTGFPVSAAAPSVEEVKRHSSASFENVWLKPGESPLSANGRRESPLAPSSNGQNQNRLNYIDLDLAQDQNLPEWSSLPARAMDTQGGSAPEDLRAYASISFQKAGESRMNPAHREE from the coding sequence ATGGCTAGCCCAACTACAGAGGAGCAGGGTTGTTTTTCAGATGTAAGAAAGGTGGGTTATTTAAGGAAACCTAAAAGCATGCACAAGAGGTTTTTTGTCCTGCGGGCTGCTAGTGCTGCAGGACCCTCCAGGTTGGAGTACTatgaaaatgaaaaaaaatgGAGACACAAGTCTGGGGTGCCTAAAAGGTCAATCCTGCTGGAGAGCTGCTTCAACATAAATAAAAGGACAGATTCCAAAAACAAATACCTGGTGGCTCTTTACACCAAGGACGAGTATTTCTCTATTGCAGCGGACAGCGAGCAGGAACAAGACAGGTGGCACCAAGCACTAGTGGACCTACACAACAaaggtaaagttcatgatgctgcTGTTGGTGGCAGTGGGATGGCAGAGGAGAATTATGGAGAAGAAACCATGCCAGGACCTGCCTTTAAAGAAGTCTGGCAAGTTATTTTGAAACCAAAGGGCTTGGGACACACCAAAAATTTTATTGGGATTTACAGATTGTGCCTAACAAATAAAACCATCAGCTTTGTGAAATTGAACTCGGACGCAGCGGCGGTCGTGCTGCAATTAATGAATATACGGAGATGCGGTCATTCAGAGAATTTCTTTTTCATTGAAGTGGGAAGATCCGCAGTCACAGGACCGGGGGAATTTTGGATGCAAGTGGACGACTCTGTTGTTGCTCAAAATATGCATGAAACCATCCTGGAGGCGATGAAAGCGATGAGTGAGGAATTTCGTCCCCGGAGCAAAAGCCATTCCTCGTCAAACTGCTCCAACCCAATCTCTGTGCCTTTGAGAAGGCATCACCACAACAACCTGCCACCTAGCCAAGTGGGACTGGGAAGGAGGTCCCGGACTGAGAGTGTGACGGCCACCTCGCCTGCTGGCCCGGGAAAGCACAGTCATTCATTCAGAGTGAGGGCCTCTAGTGATGGGGAAGGAACCATGTCCAGACCTGCCTCAGTAGATGGGAGCCCCTGTGCTGCCAGGACACAATCTCACAGACACAAAGGGGCCTCCCgcctccaccctcccctcaaCCACAGCAGGTCTATCCCCATGCCCTCTTCGTGCTGCTCCCCCTCAGCAATTAGCCCAGTTAGCCTGTCCTCCAGCAGTACGAGCGGGCACGGCTCCACTTCAGACTGTCTCTACCCCTGCCGCTCCAGTGCCTCCATATCTGGCTCTCCTATTGACGGGGGATTCATTTCCTCTGATGAGTATGGATCCAGCCCCTGTGACTTCAGGACCTCCTTCCGCAGTGTCACACCTGACTCCTTGGGTCACACACCGCCCGCCAGGGAGGAAGAACTCAACAACTACATCTGCATGGCAAAGCCTGCAACTCTTCTGAGGGGCCACTGTGGCTGCAGCCCCCACCCCCATGGTACGCCATCCCACCTGGACGAGCCTGAGCTGGAGAAGTGCTTCGGGAAACGGACACACTCCTCGAGCACATCTCCCTTGACAGTGTGCCACCAGAAGACCCCCTCTCAGTCCTCCACAGTATCGCTGGAGGAGTACACAGTAATGCAGCCTGCATACTCGTCATGCAGCCGAGCATCCAGCTACAGGCACTCTGCCTTCATGCCCACACACTCATTCCCAGAGGAGGGCATAGACATCCCCTTAGAGGGCAACAGGGTGAGCCAAAAAGATGATGGCTACATGCCTATGACCCCAGGTGTGGCACCTGCCACAGGTAGAAGTGCCGACTACATGCCCATGAGCCCCAAAAGTGTGTCGGTGCCACAGCAGATTAACTCCCACCAGCACCCCAAAATGGACTCCAATGGGTACATGATGATGTCACCCAGCGGGAGCTGCTCACCAGACACCACAAACTACGGTCAAATCTGGACCAATGGGGTCAACCCTAAGCTGTCTGTCGAGAGCACAGAGGAGAAATTGTTGTCGCATGGGGATTACATGAACATGTCACCGGCGAGCTGCTCCATGACTAGCACACCGCCAGACTGCTACATCAACCTGGTAGAGGATCCACCCAAGTCCATATATGCCTACTTTTCCTTGCCTCGCTCTTTTGAACACAGCCACAGGAAGCTGGACCAGAACCCCCTGCACCTTTCGCTCAGCTCTGGACACCTGGCCTTCGGGGACTCTTTAGCCTCGTCCACGAGCAGCGACAGTCTGATGGGACAGGGCCACAGTAGTCAGCCTGTGGTCAAGTCCAAGAGAGCTGATGTGGACAGCAGGCTGGCCAGGCCCACGCGCCTCTCTCTGGAGGGCAACAAAGCCAGCACCCTGCCTCGCACCCATGAGTGCCCCTTCCCTACAGATCCCAAGAGCCCCGGGGAGTATGTCAACATAGAGTTCAACGACAAGGCCTTCTCAGCCGGCTTGGCCACTCACTTCTCCCCTGTGTTCCCAGGGAGTGGCCCAGAGAAGCCAGCAGAGATTTCCTCAGACTACATGAACATGCACCTGGGTGCTCAGGGCAGGGGCATTCCCAACTGGGAAGCCAAACCCCTAGCCTCCTGCACAGATTGCTATGCTATAGTGGCACCTGttgctccctcctcctctgtaatCCCCTGTGAGAACCTCTGTAGACGGGACTACAGCAGCACACAGACGGACTACTCTGACACACACATGATTCTGAACGCTCCGATGTTGACCATTGATGCCTCCCCCTTCTCTGTGTCCCCTCCAAGCCAGGACCTGTCTGTGCTGGGTGCGGGTCCCAGTGCCGTGCCCTTGGGACTAATGGGCCCTCTCTCTGGGCTGAGTGCTTTCACCAGGGTTAACTCCAGTTTTATCTGGAACCAAGGAGCTAAATTGATCCGTGCCGACCAGCAGGGCCGGCGCCGGCACAGCTCCGAGACCTTCTCCTCCACAGGATTCCCGGTCAGCGCTGCCGCGCCCTCTGTGGAGGAAGTGAAACGTCACAGCTCCGCCTCTTTTGAGAATGTGTGGCTGAAGCCGGGAGAATCCCCATTATCTGCCAACGGGAGGAGAGAAAGCCCATTGGCGCCCAGCTCTAACGGACAGAACCAGAACAGGCTGAACTACATCGACCTGGACCTGGCTCAGGACCAGAACCTCCCAGAGTGGAGTTCCCTCCCGGCCAGAGCCATGGACACGCAAGGTGGGAGTGCCCCAGAGGACCTGCGCGCCTATGCCAGCATTAGTTTTCAGAAAGCAGGCGAGTCGAGGATGAACCCCGCTCACAGAGAAG
- the irs1 gene encoding insulin receptor substrate 1-B isoform X1 → MASPTTEEQGCFSDVRKVGYLRKPKSMHKRFFVLRAASAAGPSRLEYYENEKKWRHKSGVPKRSILLESCFNINKRTDSKNKYLVALYTKDEYFSIAADSEQEQDRWHQALVDLHNKGKVHDAAVGGSGMAEENYGEETMPGPAFKEVWQVILKPKGLGHTKNFIGIYRLCLTNKTISFVKLNSDAAAVVLQLMNIRRCGHSENFFFIEVGRSAVTGPGEFWMQVDDSVVAQNMHETILEAMKAMSEEFRPRSKSHSSSNCSNPISVPLRRHHHNNLPPSQVGLGRRSRTESVTATSPAGPGKHSHSFRVRASSDGEGTMSRPASVDGSPCAARTQSHRHKGASRLHPPLNHSRSIPMPSSCCSPSAISPVSLSSSSTSGHGSTSDCLYPCRSSASISGSPIDGGFISSDEYGSSPCDFRTSFRSVTPDSLGHTPPAREEELNNYICMAKPATLLRGHCGCSPHPHGTPSHLDEPELEKCFGKRTHSSSTSPLTVCHQKTPSQSSTVSLEEYTVMQPAYSSCSRASSYRHSAFMPTHSFPEEGIDIPLEGNRVSQKDDGYMPMTPGVAPATGRSADYMPMSPKSVSVPQQINSHQHPKMDSNGYMMMSPSGSCSPDTTNYGQIWTNGVNPKLSVESTEEKLLSHGDYMNMSPASCSMTSTPPDCYINLVEDPPKSIYAYFSLPRSFEHSHRKLDQNPLHLSLSSGHLAFGDSLASSTSSDSLMGQGHSSQPVVKSKRADVDSRLARPTRLSLEGNKASTLPRTHECPFPTDPKSPGEYVNIEFNDKAFSAGLATHFSPVFPGSGPEKPAEISSDYMNMHLGAQGRGIPNWEAKPLASCTDCYAIVAPVAPSSSVIPCENLCRRDYSSTQTDYSDTHMILNAPMLTIDASPFSVSPPSQDLSVLGAGPSAVPLGLMGPLSGLSAFTRVNSSFIWNQGAKLIRADQQGRRRHSSETFSSTGFPVSAAAPSVEEVKRHSSASFENVWLKPGESPLSANGRRESPLAPSSNGQNQNRLNYIDLDLAQDQNLPEWSSLPARAMDTQGGSAPEDLRAYASISFQKAGESRMNPAHREDPDSPGKLREGERLSGCTLFLNEDGCSPVNLDFLVIEQTS, encoded by the coding sequence ATGGCTAGCCCAACTACAGAGGAGCAGGGTTGTTTTTCAGATGTAAGAAAGGTGGGTTATTTAAGGAAACCTAAAAGCATGCACAAGAGGTTTTTTGTCCTGCGGGCTGCTAGTGCTGCAGGACCCTCCAGGTTGGAGTACTatgaaaatgaaaaaaaatgGAGACACAAGTCTGGGGTGCCTAAAAGGTCAATCCTGCTGGAGAGCTGCTTCAACATAAATAAAAGGACAGATTCCAAAAACAAATACCTGGTGGCTCTTTACACCAAGGACGAGTATTTCTCTATTGCAGCGGACAGCGAGCAGGAACAAGACAGGTGGCACCAAGCACTAGTGGACCTACACAACAaaggtaaagttcatgatgctgcTGTTGGTGGCAGTGGGATGGCAGAGGAGAATTATGGAGAAGAAACCATGCCAGGACCTGCCTTTAAAGAAGTCTGGCAAGTTATTTTGAAACCAAAGGGCTTGGGACACACCAAAAATTTTATTGGGATTTACAGATTGTGCCTAACAAATAAAACCATCAGCTTTGTGAAATTGAACTCGGACGCAGCGGCGGTCGTGCTGCAATTAATGAATATACGGAGATGCGGTCATTCAGAGAATTTCTTTTTCATTGAAGTGGGAAGATCCGCAGTCACAGGACCGGGGGAATTTTGGATGCAAGTGGACGACTCTGTTGTTGCTCAAAATATGCATGAAACCATCCTGGAGGCGATGAAAGCGATGAGTGAGGAATTTCGTCCCCGGAGCAAAAGCCATTCCTCGTCAAACTGCTCCAACCCAATCTCTGTGCCTTTGAGAAGGCATCACCACAACAACCTGCCACCTAGCCAAGTGGGACTGGGAAGGAGGTCCCGGACTGAGAGTGTGACGGCCACCTCGCCTGCTGGCCCGGGAAAGCACAGTCATTCATTCAGAGTGAGGGCCTCTAGTGATGGGGAAGGAACCATGTCCAGACCTGCCTCAGTAGATGGGAGCCCCTGTGCTGCCAGGACACAATCTCACAGACACAAAGGGGCCTCCCgcctccaccctcccctcaaCCACAGCAGGTCTATCCCCATGCCCTCTTCGTGCTGCTCCCCCTCAGCAATTAGCCCAGTTAGCCTGTCCTCCAGCAGTACGAGCGGGCACGGCTCCACTTCAGACTGTCTCTACCCCTGCCGCTCCAGTGCCTCCATATCTGGCTCTCCTATTGACGGGGGATTCATTTCCTCTGATGAGTATGGATCCAGCCCCTGTGACTTCAGGACCTCCTTCCGCAGTGTCACACCTGACTCCTTGGGTCACACACCGCCCGCCAGGGAGGAAGAACTCAACAACTACATCTGCATGGCAAAGCCTGCAACTCTTCTGAGGGGCCACTGTGGCTGCAGCCCCCACCCCCATGGTACGCCATCCCACCTGGACGAGCCTGAGCTGGAGAAGTGCTTCGGGAAACGGACACACTCCTCGAGCACATCTCCCTTGACAGTGTGCCACCAGAAGACCCCCTCTCAGTCCTCCACAGTATCGCTGGAGGAGTACACAGTAATGCAGCCTGCATACTCGTCATGCAGCCGAGCATCCAGCTACAGGCACTCTGCCTTCATGCCCACACACTCATTCCCAGAGGAGGGCATAGACATCCCCTTAGAGGGCAACAGGGTGAGCCAAAAAGATGATGGCTACATGCCTATGACCCCAGGTGTGGCACCTGCCACAGGTAGAAGTGCCGACTACATGCCCATGAGCCCCAAAAGTGTGTCGGTGCCACAGCAGATTAACTCCCACCAGCACCCCAAAATGGACTCCAATGGGTACATGATGATGTCACCCAGCGGGAGCTGCTCACCAGACACCACAAACTACGGTCAAATCTGGACCAATGGGGTCAACCCTAAGCTGTCTGTCGAGAGCACAGAGGAGAAATTGTTGTCGCATGGGGATTACATGAACATGTCACCGGCGAGCTGCTCCATGACTAGCACACCGCCAGACTGCTACATCAACCTGGTAGAGGATCCACCCAAGTCCATATATGCCTACTTTTCCTTGCCTCGCTCTTTTGAACACAGCCACAGGAAGCTGGACCAGAACCCCCTGCACCTTTCGCTCAGCTCTGGACACCTGGCCTTCGGGGACTCTTTAGCCTCGTCCACGAGCAGCGACAGTCTGATGGGACAGGGCCACAGTAGTCAGCCTGTGGTCAAGTCCAAGAGAGCTGATGTGGACAGCAGGCTGGCCAGGCCCACGCGCCTCTCTCTGGAGGGCAACAAAGCCAGCACCCTGCCTCGCACCCATGAGTGCCCCTTCCCTACAGATCCCAAGAGCCCCGGGGAGTATGTCAACATAGAGTTCAACGACAAGGCCTTCTCAGCCGGCTTGGCCACTCACTTCTCCCCTGTGTTCCCAGGGAGTGGCCCAGAGAAGCCAGCAGAGATTTCCTCAGACTACATGAACATGCACCTGGGTGCTCAGGGCAGGGGCATTCCCAACTGGGAAGCCAAACCCCTAGCCTCCTGCACAGATTGCTATGCTATAGTGGCACCTGttgctccctcctcctctgtaatCCCCTGTGAGAACCTCTGTAGACGGGACTACAGCAGCACACAGACGGACTACTCTGACACACACATGATTCTGAACGCTCCGATGTTGACCATTGATGCCTCCCCCTTCTCTGTGTCCCCTCCAAGCCAGGACCTGTCTGTGCTGGGTGCGGGTCCCAGTGCCGTGCCCTTGGGACTAATGGGCCCTCTCTCTGGGCTGAGTGCTTTCACCAGGGTTAACTCCAGTTTTATCTGGAACCAAGGAGCTAAATTGATCCGTGCCGACCAGCAGGGCCGGCGCCGGCACAGCTCCGAGACCTTCTCCTCCACAGGATTCCCGGTCAGCGCTGCCGCGCCCTCTGTGGAGGAAGTGAAACGTCACAGCTCCGCCTCTTTTGAGAATGTGTGGCTGAAGCCGGGAGAATCCCCATTATCTGCCAACGGGAGGAGAGAAAGCCCATTGGCGCCCAGCTCTAACGGACAGAACCAGAACAGGCTGAACTACATCGACCTGGACCTGGCTCAGGACCAGAACCTCCCAGAGTGGAGTTCCCTCCCGGCCAGAGCCATGGACACGCAAGGTGGGAGTGCCCCAGAGGACCTGCGCGCCTATGCCAGCATTAGTTTTCAGAAAGCAGGCGAGTCGAGGATGAACCCCGCTCACAGAGAAG